The following are from one region of the bacterium genome:
- the glnA gene encoding type I glutamate--ammonia ligase codes for MTPKEILAFAKENKVRMVDFKFIDLPGVWQHFSVPISQLSESSFEDGFGFDGSSIRGWQPINASDMLIIPDASTAVLDPFCEHPTLSFICDITDPITKQCYSRDPRYIAKKAEAYVKSTGIGDTIYFGPEAEFFVFDSVRFDQTANAGYYYVDSVEGRWNSGKEILPDGKTNLGYQPRIKEGYFPVAPTDTLQDIRTEMVLELEKLGIIVEAQHHEVATAGQCEIDMRFDTLTKMGDKLMWFKYVLKNVARRHGKTVTFMPKPLFGDNGSGMHCHQSIWKGDKPLFAGDKYGGMSEMALHYIGGVLKHAKTIAAFSNPTTNSYRRLVPGYEAPVNLAYSARNRSAAVRIPIVNSPKAKRIEVRFPDPSSNGYLTFAALCMAGLDGIQNRIDPGQALEKDIYSLSPEELSKVPQMPGGLDQALNALEEDHAFLMKGDVFTEDLIRKWIDYKTENELDPVRLRPVPYEFALYFDI; via the coding sequence ATGACACCCAAAGAAATCCTGGCGTTCGCCAAGGAAAACAAGGTCCGGATGGTCGACTTCAAGTTCATCGACCTGCCCGGGGTTTGGCAGCATTTTTCCGTGCCCATTTCGCAACTCTCGGAGTCCAGCTTCGAAGACGGTTTCGGCTTCGACGGCTCCTCGATCCGCGGCTGGCAGCCGATCAACGCGTCCGACATGCTCATTATCCCGGACGCCTCCACGGCCGTGCTCGACCCCTTCTGCGAGCACCCGACGCTCTCCTTCATCTGCGACATCACCGATCCGATCACCAAGCAGTGCTACAGCCGCGATCCCCGTTACATCGCCAAGAAGGCGGAGGCCTACGTGAAGTCGACGGGCATCGGTGACACGATCTACTTCGGTCCCGAGGCCGAGTTCTTCGTCTTCGACTCCGTCCGGTTCGACCAGACGGCGAACGCGGGCTACTACTATGTGGATTCCGTAGAAGGCCGCTGGAACTCCGGCAAGGAAATCCTGCCGGACGGCAAGACCAACCTGGGCTACCAGCCGCGCATCAAGGAGGGCTATTTCCCCGTCGCCCCGACGGACACCCTGCAGGACATCCGGACGGAGATGGTTCTGGAGCTCGAGAAGCTCGGAATCATCGTCGAGGCACAGCATCACGAGGTGGCGACGGCCGGGCAGTGCGAGATCGACATGCGCTTCGACACCCTCACGAAGATGGGCGACAAGCTCATGTGGTTCAAGTACGTGCTCAAGAACGTCGCGCGCCGTCACGGCAAGACGGTGACCTTCATGCCCAAGCCCCTCTTCGGCGACAACGGCTCCGGCATGCACTGCCATCAGTCCATCTGGAAGGGCGACAAGCCGCTCTTCGCCGGCGACAAGTACGGCGGGATGTCGGAAATGGCGCTCCATTATATCGGCGGCGTTCTCAAGCACGCCAAGACCATCGCGGCTTTTTCGAACCCGACGACGAACTCCTACCGCCGTTTGGTCCCGGGATACGAGGCCCCGGTCAATCTGGCCTATTCGGCTCGTAACCGCTCCGCCGCCGTTCGTATTCCCATCGTCAATTCGCCCAAGGCGAAGCGCATCGAGGTTCGTTTCCCCGATCCGTCGTCGAACGGTTATCTCACGTTTGCGGCCCTCTGCATGGCGGGTCTCGACGGCATCCAGAACCGGATTGACCCGGGCCAGGCCCTCGAGAAGGACATCTACTCCCTTTCTCCCGAGGAGCTCTCGAAGGTTCCCCAGATGCCGGGAGGTCTTGATCAGGCCCTGAACGCCCTCGAGGAGGATCACGCCTTCCTAATGAAGGGCGACGTGTTCACGGAGGACCTGATCCGCAAGTGGATCGATTACAAGACGGAAAACGAGCTCGACCCGGTCCGTCTCCGTCCGGTGCCGTACGAGTTCGCGCTCTATTTCGACATCTAA
- a CDS encoding response regulator has product MIPLDYSLFAAAALSAFAAIDVWLRRPDRESRLPPGAWIFVVLALFAGWFLVGAAGNHEKKRIQNMVEGFAPTYAMELARMGHERVGLHTSPSDPLYLSMIDAQIRWLGLNPLVHDIYTFKKSPTGQIVLIVDSETDYDRNGVYEGERESRTAIGEVYGEAHEPLRRAFLGEKLFDSVPVTDRWGTWVSAYVPMRDAQGRVDAVLGVDYAASNWLTAIRRGRFAVIGFLAVLLGVFGSSVSVIATLRSHILRRQKVEEELVHAKIAAEAANVAKSEFLANMSHEIRTPLNGVIGMIDLMSETDLTARQKEFLETLKESSLDLSALLNDILDLSKIEAGRLVLESLPFSVPDCVESALKSFRFRAEAKGLSLESRIDPAVPPLLLGDPGRFRQILANLLGNALKFTEKGGVAVDIVRELEDSESARLRISVSDTGIGIPRHKQSAVFDLFTQSDTSITRRYGGTGLGLSIVAKLVRMMGGRVWVESEEGHGSRFHVTLAFARPAAGTVLPREDRTVPVEAAAPLHILLAEDTPVNQVVTVTILEKRGHRVTVARNGLEALEMIRKGNFDLVLMDVQMPLMDGLEATRRIRELEKTAGKHIPVIAMTAHALSDDREKALKAGMDDYLTKPIDTQKLLATIDRFARKAGTSGVDWTPGEIAERLGGDREFLKRVVALFEEDRKRLQGEIRNAVSRNDARALEHAAHALRGSVGNFRYQEAFEDAAELERMGREGKTEGTAALIARLESSLGRLSQLLQNL; this is encoded by the coding sequence ATGATCCCGCTGGACTATTCGCTGTTCGCCGCCGCCGCGCTGTCCGCGTTCGCGGCGATCGACGTCTGGCTCCGTCGGCCGGACCGCGAAAGCAGGCTTCCGCCCGGCGCCTGGATTTTCGTCGTTCTGGCGCTTTTCGCCGGATGGTTTCTGGTCGGCGCGGCGGGAAACCACGAGAAAAAGCGCATCCAGAACATGGTCGAGGGCTTCGCGCCCACCTACGCGATGGAGTTGGCCCGGATGGGCCACGAACGCGTGGGGCTTCACACGAGCCCTTCGGACCCCCTCTATCTCTCGATGATCGACGCACAAATCCGCTGGCTGGGGCTCAATCCCCTCGTGCACGACATCTACACCTTCAAGAAATCACCGACGGGACAGATCGTCCTCATCGTGGATTCCGAAACCGACTATGACAGGAACGGCGTCTATGAGGGAGAACGCGAAAGCCGCACCGCGATCGGGGAGGTGTACGGGGAAGCCCATGAACCCCTTCGAAGGGCCTTCCTCGGAGAAAAGCTCTTCGACTCGGTGCCCGTCACCGACCGATGGGGGACTTGGGTCAGCGCGTACGTCCCCATGAGGGACGCGCAGGGGCGGGTTGACGCGGTTCTCGGCGTCGACTACGCCGCCAGCAATTGGCTGACGGCGATCCGGAGGGGACGTTTCGCCGTCATCGGATTTCTCGCGGTCCTGCTCGGCGTTTTCGGCTCGTCGGTGAGCGTCATCGCCACCCTCCGTTCGCACATTCTCCGCCGGCAAAAAGTGGAGGAGGAGCTTGTGCACGCAAAAATCGCAGCGGAGGCCGCGAACGTCGCCAAGAGCGAATTCCTGGCCAATATGAGCCATGAGATCCGTACTCCCTTGAACGGCGTCATCGGCATGATCGACCTCATGAGCGAGACCGATCTGACCGCGCGCCAGAAGGAATTCCTCGAAACCCTGAAGGAATCCTCGCTCGACCTGTCGGCCCTCCTGAACGACATCTTGGATCTGTCCAAGATCGAGGCGGGAAGATTGGTCCTGGAATCCCTGCCCTTCTCCGTACCCGATTGCGTCGAGAGCGCGCTCAAGTCCTTCCGTTTCCGCGCGGAGGCCAAGGGATTGAGCCTGGAGTCAAGGATCGACCCCGCCGTTCCCCCTCTCCTCCTGGGCGACCCCGGCCGCTTCCGACAGATCCTCGCGAATCTGCTCGGAAACGCGCTGAAATTCACCGAGAAGGGCGGTGTCGCCGTGGACATCGTCAGGGAGTTGGAGGATTCGGAATCGGCGCGGCTCAGGATCTCGGTGTCCGACACCGGCATCGGCATCCCGCGCCACAAGCAAAGCGCCGTCTTCGATCTTTTCACCCAGTCGGACACCTCCATCACGCGGAGGTACGGGGGTACGGGATTGGGGCTCTCGATCGTAGCCAAACTGGTCAGGATGATGGGGGGACGCGTCTGGGTGGAGAGCGAGGAAGGGCACGGCAGCCGCTTCCACGTCACGCTCGCCTTCGCCCGACCGGCCGCGGGGACCGTCCTTCCCCGGGAAGACCGAACCGTCCCCGTCGAGGCCGCGGCGCCTTTACACATCCTTCTCGCGGAGGACACGCCGGTCAACCAGGTCGTGACGGTCACCATTCTCGAAAAGAGGGGCCATCGCGTGACCGTGGCCCGGAACGGACTCGAGGCCCTCGAAATGATCCGAAAAGGAAACTTCGATCTCGTTCTGATGGACGTCCAGATGCCCCTGATGGACGGATTGGAGGCCACGCGGCGCATCCGCGAACTTGAAAAGACAGCGGGAAAGCACATCCCCGTCATCGCGATGACGGCACACGCGCTGTCCGACGACAGGGAAAAGGCCTTGAAGGCGGGGATGGACGATTATCTCACCAAACCGATCGATACTCAAAAACTCCTCGCGACGATCGATCGGTTTGCGCGCAAGGCGGGAACATCCGGCGTCGATTGGACTCCGGGCGAGATCGCGGAGCGCCTGGGAGGGGACCGGGAATTCCTCAAAAGGGTCGTCGCCCTTTTCGAAGAGGACCGGAAGCGCCTTCAGGGGGAGATCCGCAATGCGGTCAGCCGCAACGACGCCCGCGCTCTGGAGCACGCCGCCCACGCCTTGCGCGGGAGCGTGGGCAACTTCCGGTACCAAGAGGCCTTTGAGGACGCCGCGGAACTCGAACGCATGGGACGCGAGGGAAAGACCGAAGGGACCGCCGCGCTCATCGCCCGGCTGGAGTCGAGTCTCGGCCGCCTTTCACAGCTGCTTCAGAATCTCTAG
- a CDS encoding sigma-54 dependent transcriptional regulator, which translates to MVPQILLVDDDRIFLTMLAKRLSQEGWQVSTAETAGDGLEKIRKHKPEILLLDVFLPDRSGVEAVGEVKALAPDLPVIMVSTSGETKNIVAAIKNGASDYVKKPVDEALLTVKIQHLLDVLTLKRTQTEFRENAELKRLIGESPAIKKLIREISKVANSDATVLLSGETGTGKGLVAEIIHGLSRRRNQRFIAINCAAIPATLLESELFGHERGAFTGAIREKKGIFELADQGTIFLDEIGEIAPELQVKLLRVLQGQEFERVGGTKSVKVDVRVIAATNRNLEDAIAQGHFREDLFYRLNVLPVTVPPLRDRKEDIPLLLEHFIRQFGDKAEKRFEKLSPEIVETLSAYSWPGNVRELQNVVERAVVFGKEPRLAVTDFNVNPPRPAPAAGSDNGGGISSLKELEQQLLLQALRQSGGNVSRAARTLGISRGTVYRRLERYEIGLKK; encoded by the coding sequence GTGGTACCACAAATTCTCTTGGTCGATGACGACCGTATTTTTTTGACGATGCTCGCCAAACGCCTCTCGCAAGAAGGGTGGCAGGTCTCCACCGCCGAAACGGCGGGGGATGGGCTGGAGAAAATCAGGAAACATAAGCCGGAAATCCTGCTCTTGGACGTCTTCCTCCCCGACCGCTCCGGGGTGGAAGCGGTCGGCGAGGTCAAGGCCTTGGCCCCCGATCTGCCCGTCATCATGGTGAGCACCTCGGGGGAGACCAAGAACATCGTCGCCGCCATCAAGAACGGGGCCTCCGACTACGTCAAAAAGCCCGTCGACGAAGCCCTCCTCACGGTCAAGATCCAGCATCTCCTGGACGTGCTGACCCTCAAGCGGACCCAGACCGAGTTCCGGGAGAACGCGGAACTCAAGCGGCTCATCGGCGAGTCGCCCGCAATCAAGAAGCTCATCCGCGAGATCAGCAAGGTCGCCAACTCCGATGCGACGGTCCTGCTCTCGGGCGAAACGGGAACGGGCAAGGGGCTCGTCGCCGAGATCATCCACGGGCTGAGCCGGCGGCGCAATCAGCGGTTCATCGCCATCAACTGCGCCGCCATCCCGGCGACGCTCCTGGAGAGCGAACTCTTCGGACATGAACGCGGCGCCTTCACAGGCGCGATCCGCGAGAAGAAAGGCATATTCGAGCTGGCGGACCAGGGCACGATCTTTTTGGATGAAATCGGGGAAATCGCGCCGGAGCTTCAAGTCAAGCTCCTCCGCGTCCTGCAAGGCCAGGAATTCGAGCGGGTCGGCGGAACCAAATCCGTCAAGGTGGACGTGCGCGTCATCGCCGCGACCAACCGGAATCTGGAGGACGCCATCGCCCAGGGCCACTTCCGCGAAGATCTCTTCTACCGGCTGAACGTCCTGCCCGTCACGGTGCCCCCGCTCCGCGACCGCAAGGAGGACATCCCTCTCCTCTTGGAGCATTTCATCCGCCAATTCGGCGACAAGGCGGAAAAGCGGTTCGAAAAGCTATCGCCGGAGATCGTGGAAACGCTTTCGGCTTATTCTTGGCCCGGCAACGTCCGCGAACTTCAGAATGTGGTGGAACGCGCCGTGGTCTTCGGCAAGGAGCCGCGCTTGGCCGTCACGGATTTCAACGTGAACCCGCCCCGCCCCGCGCCCGCGGCCGGTTCCGATAACGGCGGCGGCATCTCTTCCCTCAAAGAGCTCGAACAACAGCTCCTCCTTCAGGCCCTGCGCCAGTCCGGCGGCAACGTCTCACGGGCCGCGCGCACCCTCGGCATCAGCCGCGGCACGGTGTACCGCCGCCTTGAAAGGTACGAAATCGGCCTCAAAAAATGA
- the serS gene encoding serine--tRNA ligase, with the protein MLDLRYVLDNLSAVREKLSSRGGTYDLSGIERLNQERRALQKEHDDLRFEQNRVSAEVARLKKEKKPADEVLAKTKQLSERVKAFADRMASVEASLQGELLQIPNLPHASVPVGKGVEDNVEIRRWGEIPKFAFKPKAHWEIGESLGILDFERAAKVSGARFTVYRNLGAALERALISFMIELHVKERGYEEILPPFLVNAQSLLGTGQLPKFEADLFKTTAGYYLAPTAEVPVTNLHRDEILDAAQLPISYTAYTPCFRSEAGAAGKDTRGLIRQHQFNKVELVKFAKPEESYDQLERLTSDAEEVLKRLGLAYRVMALCTGDMGFSSAKTYDIEVWFPGQPTAAGGSGGYREISSCSNFEDFQARRANIRFRRGGAGSKDKPEFVHTLNGSGLAVGRTVAAILENYQDEKGVVVPEALRPYLGVDRIH; encoded by the coding sequence ATGCTTGACCTCCGTTACGTCCTCGACAATCTTTCGGCCGTCCGCGAGAAGCTCTCCTCGCGGGGAGGGACCTACGATCTCTCCGGGATCGAGCGCCTGAATCAAGAAAGGCGCGCCCTCCAAAAGGAGCACGACGACCTCCGCTTCGAGCAGAACCGGGTTTCCGCCGAGGTCGCCCGTCTTAAAAAGGAGAAAAAGCCGGCCGACGAGGTTCTGGCGAAAACCAAGCAGCTCTCCGAGCGCGTGAAGGCGTTCGCTGATAGGATGGCGTCGGTCGAGGCGAGCCTTCAAGGCGAGCTTCTTCAGATACCGAACTTGCCTCATGCGTCCGTGCCCGTCGGGAAGGGCGTCGAGGACAACGTCGAGATCCGGCGATGGGGCGAGATCCCCAAGTTTGCCTTCAAACCCAAGGCTCATTGGGAGATCGGGGAGTCGCTGGGCATCCTGGATTTCGAGCGGGCGGCGAAGGTGAGCGGGGCGCGGTTCACGGTCTATCGAAACTTGGGTGCCGCCTTGGAGCGGGCCCTCATCAGCTTCATGATCGAGCTGCACGTGAAGGAGCGAGGTTATGAGGAAATACTTCCCCCGTTTCTCGTGAACGCTCAGAGCCTTTTGGGGACGGGTCAATTGCCCAAGTTCGAAGCGGACCTTTTCAAGACGACGGCCGGCTACTATCTGGCGCCGACGGCCGAGGTGCCGGTCACGAACCTCCATCGTGATGAGATCCTCGACGCGGCGCAGTTGCCGATTTCGTACACGGCCTACACGCCTTGTTTCCGGAGCGAGGCGGGCGCGGCGGGCAAGGACACGCGGGGCTTGATCCGCCAGCACCAGTTCAACAAGGTGGAGCTGGTCAAGTTCGCGAAACCCGAGGAGTCCTACGACCAGCTGGAAAGACTCACGTCGGACGCGGAGGAAGTCTTGAAGCGTCTTGGCCTCGCCTACCGCGTGATGGCTCTTTGCACAGGCGACATGGGTTTCTCCTCGGCCAAGACCTACGACATCGAGGTTTGGTTCCCGGGGCAGCCCACCGCCGCCGGCGGATCAGGCGGTTACCGCGAGATTTCCTCCTGCTCGAACTTCGAGGACTTTCAGGCCCGGCGGGCCAATATCCGCTTCCGGCGCGGAGGCGCCGGCTCCAAGGACAAGCCGGAGTTCGTGCACACCCTGAACGGTTCGGGTCTTGCCGTCGGCCGCACCGTCGCCGCGATTTTGGAAAACTATCAAGATGAAAAAGGCGTCGTCGTTCCCGAGGCGCTGCGTCCGTACCTGGGCGTGGATCGCATCCATTAG
- the crcB gene encoding fluoride efflux transporter CrcB, giving the protein MTRFLYICLGGALGTGVRYLVSGWTLRAMGPSFPFGTLGVNVLGSFLIGAIMHIAMSTSLLSPTARIFLTTGVMGGFTTYSSFNYETVQYFQDGEIFRAFLNILVMVVSCLAAGFAGLFLAKRLLVS; this is encoded by the coding sequence ATGACGCGTTTCCTATACATCTGCCTCGGCGGCGCCCTGGGGACCGGCGTCCGTTACCTCGTGTCGGGTTGGACCCTCCGCGCGATGGGACCCTCCTTCCCGTTCGGCACGTTGGGGGTCAACGTCTTGGGGTCGTTCCTGATCGGGGCGATCATGCACATCGCGATGTCGACGTCCCTCCTGTCGCCGACGGCGCGTATTTTCCTCACGACGGGAGTCATGGGCGGTTTTACGACGTATTCGAGCTTCAATTACGAGACCGTGCAATATTTTCAAGATGGCGAGATTTTCCGGGCCTTCTTGAATATACTGGTGATGGTCGTTTCCTGTCTTGCGGCGGGGTTTGCGGGTCTGTTCCTGGCCAAACGGCTGCTCGTCTCATGA
- a CDS encoding ammonium transporter, translating to MTRKLAVIFVATMALVTGLVASAGISTAQQRAEPSIEQRVADLEAYVNNGGRGADAANAAVSSKIGGAGPGHNAWMMTSAALVLFMTLPGLALFYGGLVRSKNVLSVLAQCLGIAGLVTILWWAFGYSWVFSAGSPFLGDMSFAFFKGVDSNPNTNYSYWVSHNLFAMYQMMFAIITPALIIGAIAERMKFAAILVFVALWMIVVYFPLAHMVWGIDGLMNGVWNANAAIKSVDFAGGTVVHMSSGWSALILCLMLGRRLGFGKDAMPPHSMVLCMVGTGMLWVGWYGFNAGSAVAADGIATNAFMTTTIAAAVASFSWALAEWMTKKHPSVLGFCSGAVAGLVVVTPAAGFIDPSGAVIIGVLAGLIPFIACWKLKAWLGYDDALDTFGVHAVGGTLGAFLTGILATADVNGNLNTNLKDLVGNTLWIEQLKAMGLTLSLSVVGTVVIGFIVKMVIGLRPEAEVERQGLDLSEHGEEGYILAR from the coding sequence ATGACTCGCAAACTCGCAGTGATCTTCGTGGCGACGATGGCCCTTGTGACGGGTTTGGTCGCAAGCGCCGGAATCTCGACGGCCCAGCAAAGGGCGGAACCTTCGATCGAACAACGTGTCGCCGACCTCGAGGCCTACGTCAACAACGGCGGCCGCGGTGCCGATGCGGCGAACGCCGCCGTCTCGTCCAAGATCGGCGGCGCCGGTCCCGGGCACAACGCCTGGATGATGACCTCGGCGGCGCTGGTTCTGTTCATGACCCTGCCGGGTCTGGCTCTCTTCTACGGCGGGTTGGTCCGGTCCAAGAACGTCCTCTCCGTGCTGGCCCAATGTCTGGGCATTGCGGGCCTCGTGACGATCCTCTGGTGGGCGTTCGGTTATAGCTGGGTCTTTTCGGCCGGCAGTCCTTTCTTGGGGGACATGAGTTTCGCGTTCTTCAAGGGGGTCGATTCCAATCCCAACACGAACTACTCGTATTGGGTTTCTCACAACCTCTTTGCGATGTATCAAATGATGTTCGCGATCATCACGCCGGCCCTGATCATCGGCGCCATCGCGGAACGCATGAAGTTCGCGGCGATCTTGGTGTTCGTGGCGCTCTGGATGATCGTCGTCTACTTCCCGCTCGCCCACATGGTGTGGGGCATCGACGGGCTGATGAACGGCGTCTGGAACGCGAACGCCGCCATCAAGTCGGTCGACTTCGCCGGAGGGACGGTCGTGCACATGTCCTCGGGCTGGTCGGCCTTGATCCTCTGCCTGATGCTCGGCAGGCGACTGGGTTTCGGCAAGGATGCGATGCCTCCGCACAGCATGGTCCTCTGCATGGTGGGCACGGGCATGCTCTGGGTCGGATGGTACGGATTCAACGCGGGCAGCGCGGTGGCGGCCGACGGAATCGCGACCAACGCCTTCATGACGACGACGATCGCCGCGGCGGTGGCGTCGTTCTCGTGGGCCTTGGCCGAGTGGATGACCAAGAAACATCCGAGCGTTTTGGGCTTCTGTTCCGGCGCGGTGGCCGGCCTCGTCGTTGTCACACCGGCCGCGGGATTCATCGATCCGTCGGGCGCGGTCATCATCGGCGTTCTGGCGGGTCTCATCCCGTTCATCGCGTGCTGGAAGCTCAAGGCCTGGTTGGGCTATGACGACGCGCTCGACACCTTCGGCGTCCACGCCGTGGGCGGCACGTTGGGCGCCTTCCTGACCGGCATCCTGGCGACGGCCGACGTCAACGGGAACCTGAACACGAACCTGAAGGACCTCGTGGGCAACACGCTGTGGATCGAGCAGCTGAAGGCGATGGGTCTGACGCTCTCGCTCTCGGTCGTCGGGACGGTCGTGATCGGATTCATCGTCAAGATGGTCATCGGCCTGCGTCCGGAGGCGGAAGTCGAGCGCCAGGGACTGGATCTGAGCGAACATGGCGAAGAAGGCTACATTTTGGCCCGATAA
- a CDS encoding DUF190 domain-containing protein — MRVLEGDQVMVRIFIGESDKWHHQGLAKALLERLRKEGFAGATVFHGVAGFGARSVLHTADILRLSEDLPVVIEVVDTADQVERMKPILDEMITEGLVTLEKVRVLKYKPGSRPQDPPK; from the coding sequence ATGAGGGTTCTCGAGGGGGATCAAGTCATGGTCCGCATCTTCATCGGAGAATCGGACAAATGGCACCATCAGGGCCTGGCCAAGGCCCTGCTTGAAAGACTGAGAAAGGAAGGGTTCGCGGGCGCCACGGTCTTTCACGGCGTCGCCGGTTTCGGCGCACGGAGCGTCTTGCATACAGCCGACATCCTTCGATTGTCGGAAGACTTGCCCGTCGTGATCGAGGTTGTCGATACGGCGGATCAGGTCGAACGGATGAAGCCGATCTTAGACGAGATGATCACGGAGGGCTTGGTCACGTTGGAAAAAGTGCGCGTGCTGAAATACAAGCCGGGCAGCCGTCCTCAGGACCCGCCGAAGTGA
- a CDS encoding P-II family nitrogen regulator, whose translation MKKIEAIIKPFKLDEVKEALQKMGVQGMTVSEVKGFGRQKGHTELYRGAEYIVDFLPKVRLEIVVDDPQAQPAVEAIVKAAKTGKIGDGKIFISSLDEVIRIRTGETGKSAI comes from the coding sequence ATGAAAAAGATCGAAGCGATCATCAAACCGTTCAAGCTGGATGAGGTGAAGGAGGCCCTCCAGAAGATGGGGGTCCAGGGAATGACGGTCTCCGAGGTCAAGGGTTTCGGGCGGCAAAAGGGCCATACGGAACTCTACCGGGGCGCGGAGTACATCGTCGACTTCCTGCCGAAGGTGAGGCTGGAGATCGTGGTGGACGACCCCCAGGCCCAGCCGGCGGTCGAGGCGATCGTCAAGGCGGCGAAAACCGGCAAGATCGGGGATGGCAAGATCTTCATCTCCAGCCTGGACGAAGTCATCCGCATCCGGACGGGAGAAACCGGGAAATCGGCCATATAA
- a CDS encoding peroxiredoxin: MGLRAGEAAPDFSLKDQSGTAVRLSDFKGKKAVVLYFYPKDDTPGCTAEACLFRDSFQVFSDAGAEVLGVSGDNPASHKQFAAKYRLPFRLLSDEGDAVRKAYGVSSTLGLLPGRVTFVIDKRGVVRHVFSSQFRPKKHVDEALEILKQL, encoded by the coding sequence ATGGGATTGCGTGCCGGAGAAGCGGCCCCGGATTTTTCCTTGAAAGACCAGTCCGGAACCGCCGTCCGGCTCTCCGATTTCAAGGGCAAGAAGGCCGTCGTCCTTTATTTCTATCCCAAGGACGACACCCCCGGCTGCACGGCCGAGGCCTGTCTGTTCCGGGACAGCTTCCAGGTATTCTCGGACGCGGGGGCCGAGGTGTTGGGCGTGAGCGGCGACAACCCGGCGTCGCACAAGCAATTCGCCGCCAAATACCGTTTGCCGTTCCGGCTCCTGAGCGACGAGGGCGATGCGGTCCGGAAGGCATACGGCGTTTCCTCGACGCTCGGACTTCTTCCCGGACGCGTGACGTTCGTGATCGACAAGCGGGGCGTCGTGCGCCACGTCTTCTCATCGCAATTCCGGCCGAAGAAGCACGTGGACGAGGCGCTAGAGATTCTGAAGCAGCTGTGA
- a CDS encoding DsbA family protein, whose product MKKALFAVLSVALLAGCDAMCKKDKVSAASGGVAQPSAAPSEPASAGGVLARLDGKDITEEDVAKAAGPKLQQAEMDLYDARKDAIDQIIDDRLIEEAAGKEGAGKADFLKKNVFDKIKIEDKEIETFYNENKAQMQGKTLDDVKGNIRGYLYREKHQKVYGDLITSLRKKADVAILIKAPRVEIEEGDNPAIGPKDAPVKIVEFTDYQCPFCGKSRPTVNQILAEYKGKVRYVLRDFPLSFHKDSAKAHEAARCAGEQDRYWEMNKKLFENQRAIKPEDLKKYAQEIKVKMDKFEQCLDSGKYADAIKQNQEYGEKVGVSGTPAFFINGRMISGARPFSSFKEIIDDELRNANN is encoded by the coding sequence ATGAAAAAAGCCCTCTTCGCCGTTCTGTCCGTGGCCCTTTTGGCCGGCTGCGATGCCATGTGCAAGAAGGACAAGGTGTCCGCGGCTTCCGGCGGCGTGGCGCAACCGTCGGCCGCTCCCTCCGAACCGGCTTCGGCGGGCGGCGTCTTGGCCCGTCTGGATGGGAAGGACATCACGGAGGAGGACGTCGCGAAGGCGGCCGGACCGAAGCTCCAGCAAGCGGAGATGGATCTCTACGACGCGCGCAAGGACGCGATCGACCAGATCATCGACGATCGCCTGATTGAAGAGGCGGCGGGCAAGGAAGGGGCGGGCAAGGCGGACTTTCTGAAAAAGAACGTCTTCGACAAGATCAAGATCGAGGACAAGGAAATCGAGACATTCTACAACGAGAACAAGGCGCAGATGCAGGGCAAGACGCTGGACGACGTGAAGGGCAACATCCGCGGCTACTTGTACCGCGAGAAGCACCAGAAGGTTTACGGCGACTTGATCACGTCGCTCCGGAAGAAGGCGGACGTGGCGATCCTCATCAAGGCCCCGAGGGTCGAGATCGAGGAGGGAGACAATCCGGCGATCGGTCCCAAGGACGCCCCGGTCAAGATCGTGGAGTTCACGGACTACCAGTGCCCGTTTTGCGGAAAGTCACGGCCGACCGTCAACCAGATCTTGGCCGAATACAAGGGCAAGGTGCGTTACGTTCTGAGGGATTTCCCGCTGTCGTTCCACAAGGACTCCGCGAAGGCCCACGAGGCGGCGCGGTGCGCGGGCGAGCAGGACAGGTACTGGGAGATGAACAAAAAGCTGTTCGAGAACCAGCGCGCGATCAAGCCGGAGGATCTGAAGAAATACGCGCAGGAAATCAAGGTGAAGATGGATAAATTCGAGCAATGTCTGGATTCCGGCAAGTACGCCGATGCGATCAAGCAGAACCAGGAATACGGCGAAAAAGTGGGCGTCAGCGGGACGCCCGCCTTCTTCATCAACGGACGCATGATCTCCGGGGCCAGGCCGTTCTCCTCCTTCAAGGAGATCATCGACGACGAGCTCCGGAACGCAAACAACTAG
- a CDS encoding P-II family nitrogen regulator: MKKIEAVIKPFKLNDVKEALQAVGVQGMTVSEVKGFGRQKGHTELYRGAEYVVDFLPKVKLEVIVSDNLVQASIDAVIKAAKTGRIGDGKIFVSTIEEVIRIRTGETGKDAV, translated from the coding sequence GTGAAGAAAATCGAAGCGGTCATCAAGCCCTTCAAGCTGAACGATGTCAAAGAGGCCCTGCAGGCCGTCGGTGTCCAAGGCATGACCGTCTCGGAGGTCAAGGGTTTCGGGCGGCAGAAGGGCCATACAGAGCTTTACCGCGGCGCGGAGTACGTCGTGGACTTCTTGCCCAAGGTGAAGCTTGAAGTGATCGTCTCCGACAACCTGGTGCAGGCCTCGATCGACGCGGTGATCAAGGCGGCCAAGACGGGTCGGATCGGGGACGGCAAGATCTTCGTATCCACGATCGAGGAAGTGATCCGGATCCGGACCGGAGAGACCGGCAAGGATGCCGTTTAA